The following coding sequences are from one Augochlora pura isolate Apur16 chromosome 6, APUR_v2.2.1, whole genome shotgun sequence window:
- the LOC144470849 gene encoding uncharacterized protein LOC144470849 isoform X2: MTVMLLQRSVTPQSTHSQKTANKDCRAKPPPLFLLDDRREYRYSTDNNAAIPIIATTNHNSNNNTTTNNNNNNNNNNNIIVTDDIGNNNHNNNNIYNNFVLQTETREDREDREDRGDRGSSYTPFAAEEAATSVTSATSQRRADCGQDVAMRYYRLWIYTCNLVLLGSALGFAVAATATLLFTGDPRRYVVPGVPRAFDPTALYAYLALATQLGLVQLLGCIAARRLNARLLNAYWVLLLALVFGDAVMGLVWVFRFERMLAELRPNLRQRLQAEYGRDLRFSEQWDRLQKEFACCGVVGPRDFAGAGNNRPWPQTCCGPSGNATDTCQQPYARGCDESLVGWLRKTADLLFILGFCVVAFAKLCFLGILRYEIREMIQKIRLLREPPPSATTLVPSSSLQVTPEPTNNGSVVRRTTLPNALTPSEVRTNTERNKRKIKFMEISHIA; the protein is encoded by the exons ATGACGGTGATGCTGCTGCAACGTTCGGTCACCCCGCAGTCGACGCACAGCCAAAAGACAGCGAACAAGGACTGCAGAGCGAAACCACCCCCCTTATTCCTTTTGGACGACCGTCGAGAGTACCGATACTCTACGGATAATAACGCCGCTATCCCCATTATCGCTACGACCAAtcacaacagcaacaacaacaccaccactaataataataacaacaacaacaacaataacaacatCATCGTGACCGACGACATCGGCAACAATAAccacaataacaataacatttaCAACAACTTTGTACTGCAGACAGAAACCAGAGAAGACAGAGAGGACAGAGAAGACAGAGGAGACAGAGGATCAAGCTATACCCCGTTCGCCGCCGAGGAGGCGGCGACGTCGGTGACGTCGGCGACGTCCCAAAGACGCGCCGACTGTGGCCAGGACGTCGCGATGCGATATTACCGGCTCTGGATCTACACCTGTAACTTGGTGCTGCTCGGTAGCGCGCTCGGCTTCGCCGTTGCGGCCACGGCAACACTTTTATTCACCGGCGACCCGCGCCGATACGTGGTCCCAGGAGTGCCCCGTGCATTCGATCCGACAGCGCTCTACGCTTATCTCGCCCTGGCCACGCAGCTCGGTCTCGTGCAACTGTTAGGCTGCATAGCTGCCAGAAGGCTCAACGCCAGGCTACTCAACGCCTATTGGGTACTGCTTTTAGCTCTCGTGTTCGGCGACGCGGTGATGGGCCTCGTCTGGGTCTTCCGGTTCGAGAGGATGCTCGCCGAGCTCAGGCCCAACCTAAGGCAACGGCTTCAG GCCGAATACGGCAGGGATCTGCGGTTCAGCGAGCAGTGGGACCGTTTGCAGAAGGAGTTCGCGTGCTGCGGGGTAGTCGGTCCCAGAGACTTTGCCGGGGCCGGAAACAATCGGCCCTGGCCGCAGACCTGCTGCGGGCCCAGCGGGAACGCGACCGACACCTGCCAGCAGCCGTACGCGAGGGGCTGCGACGAGTCCCTGGTCGGATGGCTCAGGAAAACCGCGGACCTGCTCTTCATTCTCGGCTTCTGCGTGGTCGCGTTCGCCAAGCTCTGCTTCCTCGGAATCCTGCGGTACGAGATCAGGGAGATGATACAGAAGATACGGCTGCTCCGGGAGCCGCCCCCGTCCGCCACGACCCTCGTTCCATCCTCCTCGTTGCAGGTCACGCCGGAACCAACCAACAACGGAAGCGTCGTTCGACGGACAACCCTGCCCAACGCTCTCACCCCTTCCG AAGTGAGAACAAATACAGAAAGGaacaaaagaaagataaaattcATGGAAATTTCGCACATTGCTTAA
- the LOC144470849 gene encoding uncharacterized protein LOC144470849 isoform X1 produces the protein MTVMLLQRSVTPQSTHSQKTANKDCRAKPPPLFLLDDRREYRYSTDNNAAIPIIATTNHNSNNNTTTNNNNNNNNNNNIIVTDDIGNNNHNNNNIYNNFVLQTETREDREDREDRGDRGSSYTPFAAEEAATSVTSATSQRRADCGQDVAMRYYRLWIYTCNLVLLGSALGFAVAATATLLFTGDPRRYVVPGVPRAFDPTALYAYLALATQLGLVQLLGCIAARRLNARLLNAYWVLLLALVFGDAVMGLVWVFRFERMLAELRPNLRQRLQAEYGRDLRFSEQWDRLQKEFACCGVVGPRDFAGAGNNRPWPQTCCGPSGNATDTCQQPYARGCDESLVGWLRKTADLLFILGFCVVAFAKLCFLGILRYEIREMIQKIRLLREPPPSATTLVPSSSLQVTPEPTNNGSVVRRTTLPNALTPSGNTSFLLQTEDCSAGRHLLLSNNLQDGGADSDTNSHSGLIVEETTLTSTSHSCNARQKSNGNNNYEMREFNRRLLLSNGGSPVTGITTAGQGRRT, from the exons ATGACGGTGATGCTGCTGCAACGTTCGGTCACCCCGCAGTCGACGCACAGCCAAAAGACAGCGAACAAGGACTGCAGAGCGAAACCACCCCCCTTATTCCTTTTGGACGACCGTCGAGAGTACCGATACTCTACGGATAATAACGCCGCTATCCCCATTATCGCTACGACCAAtcacaacagcaacaacaacaccaccactaataataataacaacaacaacaacaataacaacatCATCGTGACCGACGACATCGGCAACAATAAccacaataacaataacatttaCAACAACTTTGTACTGCAGACAGAAACCAGAGAAGACAGAGAGGACAGAGAAGACAGAGGAGACAGAGGATCAAGCTATACCCCGTTCGCCGCCGAGGAGGCGGCGACGTCGGTGACGTCGGCGACGTCCCAAAGACGCGCCGACTGTGGCCAGGACGTCGCGATGCGATATTACCGGCTCTGGATCTACACCTGTAACTTGGTGCTGCTCGGTAGCGCGCTCGGCTTCGCCGTTGCGGCCACGGCAACACTTTTATTCACCGGCGACCCGCGCCGATACGTGGTCCCAGGAGTGCCCCGTGCATTCGATCCGACAGCGCTCTACGCTTATCTCGCCCTGGCCACGCAGCTCGGTCTCGTGCAACTGTTAGGCTGCATAGCTGCCAGAAGGCTCAACGCCAGGCTACTCAACGCCTATTGGGTACTGCTTTTAGCTCTCGTGTTCGGCGACGCGGTGATGGGCCTCGTCTGGGTCTTCCGGTTCGAGAGGATGCTCGCCGAGCTCAGGCCCAACCTAAGGCAACGGCTTCAG GCCGAATACGGCAGGGATCTGCGGTTCAGCGAGCAGTGGGACCGTTTGCAGAAGGAGTTCGCGTGCTGCGGGGTAGTCGGTCCCAGAGACTTTGCCGGGGCCGGAAACAATCGGCCCTGGCCGCAGACCTGCTGCGGGCCCAGCGGGAACGCGACCGACACCTGCCAGCAGCCGTACGCGAGGGGCTGCGACGAGTCCCTGGTCGGATGGCTCAGGAAAACCGCGGACCTGCTCTTCATTCTCGGCTTCTGCGTGGTCGCGTTCGCCAAGCTCTGCTTCCTCGGAATCCTGCGGTACGAGATCAGGGAGATGATACAGAAGATACGGCTGCTCCGGGAGCCGCCCCCGTCCGCCACGACCCTCGTTCCATCCTCCTCGTTGCAGGTCACGCCGGAACCAACCAACAACGGAAGCGTCGTTCGACGGACAACCCTGCCCAACGCTCTCACCCCTTCCG GGAACACGTCGTTTCTGCTGCAAACAGAGGACTGTAGCGCGGGCCGACATCTTCTGCTGTCGAACAACCTGCAGGACGGGGGTGCGGACAGCGACACGAACAGCCATTCCGGGCTGATTGTCGAGGAGACGACGCTGACGTCGACGAGCCACAGCTGCAATGCCCGGCAGAAAAGCAACGGGAACAACAACTATGAGATGCGGGAGTTCAACAGGAGGCTGCTGCTGTCGAACGGCGGCAGCCCGGTCACGGGGATAACGACGGCCGGTCAGGGCAGGCGCACCTGA